TGTCACGCGTCTAGGCGCTTCAGGTAGGTCGCGCTCGCTGGTTGACCGGTTTTTTACgtgccagtttttttttttcgtctttggCCTTTCCGGTAGCCAAACAGGATGCTGAACGCGAAATCAATTTCGGGGACTAGTTTTTGCTCGCTGCGCCGAGCGTGTCATTTGTTTCATTCCGATAGCGATTAGACAATCTTGAGAAATGGAGCGTTAGAACAAGGTGTTAGACGGGACTGTTTGCTCTTCACATATGATCCTCTGCTTGATCTTCCATTCCCGTGTGCTTCCCGGAAAGGAATTTAAAAGCATTGGGAAGCATTTGCAGCAGATTACGGTCCGTCCCTGGCGGTCGGTTCTCTCAAATGCGCCGTTAAACCACTCTCGGTACACACCCAACCTAAACCAGTTGACAAATGGTTTcttggctgcagcagcagcagcaggagtaggagctgcaactgcaacggACAACCCTCCAGGATACCGTTAAATGTGTCCGCCATCCTCTAATGCAACTGCGCCACGGAACGATAACCGGCGAAACCGGACAGCAACCGAGTTTGACCACTCCAGCAAAAGGTGAACCGTTCTCTGGTCAAACAAAATTCGCAgaaacgttgttgttgtcgctctAGAGCGGAGAGATGCGGCCATTCTGTGCAGTTTCTATCCGGGAGCACCTACGCATGGCCATTGGATGGTTTTTAGCACTTTTGGGACaagaggaaagagaaaaaaaaactggtgcTGCTCATTTGCATAACTGTGGTGATGCGAGAAAGGCCCAGCGAGAAAGACGCCgtggacacacgcacacacacacacaggaacgtacacacactggcaccCTTTGTCACTATGACCCAAATATGAGACAAGAGATCTCCCCTTCTTCTGGCATTCATTCATTCTGAGATCGTCACCCACctcgccaccccccccccccacccttccacccCGCGAAACACACGCTCACGCACGCATCGCCTTTTCTTTTATCTATCCTCCCGCGGGGGATTCGCCTTCCCGGTGGCTGGAGTTTGGAAAGTTTTACGACATCCAGAGCAcacaggggagggggcgagggtGTAGGGCAGCGGGAAGGGACGGGGAAAGAATCGGGGGAGCGATAATAAAGATCGACGCGAAGGCGTAGAGCCAGAAAATGGGTCAACCGACCCGACCCCAAGCGTGGTGCGGTGATGACGGCGGCCACGAGAGACCGATCATCGAGAAACCGAATCTCCACCGCCGCGCACCGACCATCCCCCCGGGCCGAGAACGCGCGCAACGCCGGAAAGGTGTGTCTATTCCACTAACACAGTTAGTGTGTTAGTGGTCAACGTGAGGTTCGTCGTTGGGTTGCCATTGAAGCAGCAGAACGTATGCACGACCGCGGAGGTAGGGGGAACAAGAAAGAAAGGCGGCAGAAGGGTGGTCGGGCACGCGCCCAGCCATCGATTAGACGAGATCAaatctcgatctctctctctctctctcttgttcggCTGCTGTGTGCCAGGTGCCAGGTGCCGTGGGTCTAGCGggttttttcggttgtttttgtttggttgttttggaCAGCAGACACTAATCACTGCGATCACTTGGATGGATGCCTGGCGCTGTCCTGGTAGGATACCGTTCGTTGCATGCACCGTGGAACGTTACCTGGGTCGGGGACCCTTCTTCATTAGCATACCTGGTGATGTTTGAGATGGGTTTTGAGGGACGGGCGGTTTGGGGAGGGGTCAAATCTTCGTGATTGATCGATGAGCCATGCCACGTTGGTTGGTGGGATTTCATTAGCATACTGCTGCTCGTTCTatttcggttttccttttgttaTTCGGCTTCAGTGTTCACTAAATGTTACGGTAATCCCATATGACACAACTCCTTATGacacatttttcgattttgttttgtgttttgaagaGGGACGATCTTtcaatgattttgttttgtacaGAAGCTTTGTACTTGAGGCAACAAATAGTATAGtcagagaaaaaaatatgtgTTTCTGATCATGTGCAGCTCAAGTATTCAGAATTTCAAAACGATAACGCTAGTAATTTTAATGCAACGATAGAGATCGATTTTTGAAACGTTAGTAAATTCCCAATACTCATGAAAGGTTaggaaaatgttaaaaacaaCTTCACGAAACAAATTTGAATAGTGAAGTGCTCTTAAGTCTTTCCTTCAGAATACTTCAAGACGATTTCGAGGTGGATGGAACCTAAGGATGCTAGGACTATTTCTGGGATGTATGGAAATTTAAGAAAGAAGCATTTCGAACCATAGTAAACTGTGAGTAAGCTGaggctgttgtgtgttttttcctgcttttccaTCCTCAAAGCGCGCGTGTCAGTTCTTCGGTAGTTTCCGTGAGGTTTTGAACTAAAAGTGAAGTGTCCTGTGaacaaattatgttttaaaatattctGTAGTGTACATTCAAGTGATATTTTGAAGAATCGTTGTAGCGGTTTTCTCAGTTGCACTTACTTGAACATTGGACTCCTTTAGTCAGTAATATCAGAAACAAAGCTCAATATTCACGAAAGTCGCAACATCAGTTATCGAAATGaagtttaatttattaataCGATAATGTATCAAAGGTAACAAAGATGGTTTTCTTCACATTGCTTAGCggattgcttcgatcgaaacaaaaacgagTAGATGAAAGGAGAGAAAGCTGTCACGAGAAGCTGGCCTACCATGGTATTTCACGTGTCGATGAAGTAATCGGTGATAGTAAGTCGCTTCGctgacagtttttttttgctaacaCTATcgcgcgagagagggagataagCAAAGCGGGAAGTaattacaaaaagggaaaattgatttaaaaaaaaaagaaaatcgaaagcaaacctAACCTCAACTGGCTAGCGCCACAATGGCTGTTTTTCCGCGAGGctctccaaacacacacacacacatacacagcacagGCTTATCTGTTTACAAGTTAGCGGCCGAGGGCATGCaaagagcccccccccccccttccaccggTTGGTTTCTCTTTCGCTAAACCGATTTCCCCCTCCTACCCCTCGACCGGCTCGGCCGGTGTCCCTTTACCGTGATTAATTGAAACCTCACGGCCCCACCTCTAGCCCGGGGGGTCGACCGATGAAAACACTTTCTTTCACCATAGAGAGCGCTTGGCCCCATGGTGGCGTAGGGGGTGgcgggttgttgttggcaaaGAATTTCTCGCACATTTGCATATCGATGCCGCAAAGGTGCCGCGATACCGAACGGTGGAGCCCCAAGCCGGAAAGCCGTTCTACGCGCGGGCGCACGCAAAACGTCTGTTTCCAGTgggggatagagagagagagagagtgtgtgtgcgaaagaaaggaaggaaaggtgcTCCATCGGACAAAAGACACACGTGTTAATGGTGGGTGAGGAAGGGGAGTAagtggaggggagggtggctgGACTAGAAATACcaataaaaatttaaacccCTCtcaaacaccccccccccccctcgacaCACACCGCGCACGCAACTCACTCCGCCAAGCAACGATTCACTTACCATCGCTTGAACGGGAAAAACGGGGTCAACTTGGTGTGTACGAGAGGGCGagtgggtggggtggagggagtgagtaattttccttccaccatAAAGcacaccccggggggagggtgggccATCATCGCCACTCGCGTGTCTTCCGTTCGCGCTCGCcacgatgtcgatgtcggaATTtccattgaaatggaaaatcatcaccccctcccccccaggggGGTGGAAGGTGGGATGcactccacctcccccccacctCGGGGGGGTGCGGAATCGATTGGAACACGCGGACCCGTGTGAGAAGTGTCAAGCGATCCATTCCTGGAAGGCCCGGCCCGGAGctccaaccgatcgaccggctTTGTCGCTTGCGCTGGGAACGGACCTATTCCGGGGGGATCTTCTCTGAGAGGGGAAGAAACCCCCTCCGGAGGGGggcagtgatgatggtgacataCCGAGCGATGAAAACACGCTACCGCTACTCGACTcagtggttcgttcgttcgttcgttcgttcgttcgtcttctttctctttggcGTGGCCTCCCCCGGGCTTTCCCAGACTGTCTACCACTCCCGCTCCCGCCCCCTCGAGGGACAGGACTGGGAAGTGGAACGCGCGGACCTCTGGTTCGCCCCAAGaaaaggggtgggagggggggggggagttccGCGTGAGCGTGAGAGATGAGCCACGCCGAGACGCTTTCCTTCGAGCCAATTGCAAtgggagatgatgatggtctctACACGCCCCCCGCGGGGCCGTTGTAGAGGGTTCCAACGAAGAGGGTTAACAGGGGAGAATGGGAATGGCATTTTCAATAATGCGccattgtgtgcgcgcgcgccagagagagagagagagagagagggtgacaAGCTGCTAATCCGTGGCTAGTTGATCTTTTTGGGAAAGCTGGCTTCCCGGGTGAGGCGGAGGATGACCCGCGGAAGTCTAACATTGTTTACGATTCCGCAGATCCGTTCCCCGTGCTGTAGTTCCCTTGGATTAGCACATTATAGACACGATTCGCGTCAATATCCAATCGAAGTCCAATCGAAATATGTGATAAGCTGTGTCGTTgcagttggtttttggggacaaTCACGACCATTCGCCAGCGAACCACTTCGTGTCACCGGCTTCCTAATGGTCCGCGTGCCGGATCTCGCTCTGATCGTAAATGATCATATCGCATGTTTAGACCTAGAGCAGCGTGCGTTTAACGATGGCCGCGCCACTGACCTTCTTTCtctggaaaaaaaagaggcaaacGGCAATGGCGGGGAGCAGGAACTTGCCAAAAAGGGTCCAGCGTTGGAGGTGTAGCTATGCTCGTTTTGTCCCATCATTAAGGGCACTGTCAACGACGTCAGTGACGTCCAATGTCGTGACGACTATTGTTTGCTGCCCCTGGAACCGGGAGAAATTCCGACGCATTAACGTTTGGTTAAGTGAATTGGTTCGTTTcaagaaatgaaatcatttgctTCGCGATCTGGAGTGCAATGAAATTTCGCACCGGAACGCGCAATGCTTTCCTCTCCGCAATGGCTTATCGCAAGGGTATTCCCCGGGAGTTCAGAGAGTATGGCGGGGGGAAATGGCGATTTTCAGAAGCCCCGTTCCCGAACCAGTATTTACCGTTACTTAAAGCACTCGTTGAACTTGGCGCTCGAGTCGGTATTCGGCCGCAGACCTGATAGTACTCCAGTCAAATTATCTTCCGTAATCCACATCGCCGGTAGCAGATGGTAGGACActccaagagagagaaaaagaaaaagagagagaaccgaaCGGCAATTCGCAACAATTGGCGTTACACTCCCCCGAAATCCCTGTCTGTGTCCAGCAGAAGGCGGAAGGCAAATTTCGGTTCCGCAAATACGTGATGCAACACCTGTGCTCGGGAAGACCCGAGCCAGCTGTCGAAACCGGAAAGCGGTACTGGTCGATGATAATCAACGCCGCGATAATTCTTAACCCAGTTTTGCCCAACCGGGGATCGTATCGGATCGTAGGGAAACAGCTGGCAGCCTCCGGAGATGGCCTGGCGTATAGCGTGCATATGATGAGCAGTGGCAGGAAGGAACACGTGGCGGTACAGGATGCGCCAGCTAGACAGGTGCTATGTTaagcatttaaattatttaggAGTTATTCAATATTTAAATAGGACCTGTCTAGATGGCGCACTCTTTAGTTTTTCCTCTCCGGCCACGGACTCAGCAACGGTGTTGGCCACAAATTTCCTTTCTCCATTTACCCGGTCACATTGTGGTATTGTTGCTGCATAAAAGCATTGCTGCATATacgcagcataaaagcatTTCCGGCGATGAGTGAGGCGCTCTCACCGTACTCTTCTGGCAAGTCATCTGGCATCTGGCTACTCGTACATCACCACCGTAGCTGGATGCACTTCCGGTGCAGAAGTTCTTGTGGGATTTGGGGCACCTTGGATCTGGCGCTGATCTTGAACAACATTTGACTAATCTGCATTTtgtctttctgttttttttcttctctctctcttcccgaCAGCTGGTGACACTACTGCTCATTCCCGCACAGTTCGTCAGCTCGTCCACCTCCACCAGTGGGCATAGGCTTTGGTCCGATGGTCCAGCGACGACGGCCGGCAGGTCCACCGGCGCCACCGAGAAGTGCTCGAGCAGCGGTAACCTGAAGTATCTTTCCGGTGATGCACTGACGGACAGCCCGAACTGCATCGGACCGAACAACGCACCTTACCCGGCCAGCATGGTGGCCCGGACCTTCTCCAACTGGGgtccgggcggtggtggttcatcGCGCCGTGGCCGCATGAGCCAGCTGCCAACGCTCGATCCCAAGATTACGCAGCGGGCCCTACTGCAGGCGTACGGTGATGCCAATGAGGCCGCCGACCTCGAGACGGCCCGGACACGATACAGTAAGTAACGTCAGcggtacagagagagagagagagggagagagagagagagggagagagagagagaggagcatcTTCTGGACCTTCTACGACGGCTTTCCGCTAAATCATCGCCATGTTGGTGGCTGAGAAAGGAAAAGCTACTCCCGCTGCCGCTTGTCGATGGCCGATGAAGAGACCTTCAGCGGTCAAGCGCCTCCAACAGCTTCACTTTTGGGAACACGCGCTCGGTGCGATACCCTTagcggtgggggggggggggggggggggggcggtacGTTTAGCTGTTTCCGGAAAGCCACTGACCACctggtcgtggcgtggcgtggcgtggcggggGCCTTCACTTTCCTTCTTCGTGTCATTCCTTGGCTGGATTGGGAAAAGGCGAAACGAAACCGCCCGTGGCCAACCGTTTTCCACGAGTTCTCACCATCAATTTCACCAAACCGAGTCCGTCCGCCAATGGCCTTTAAAATGGCGGAGTCTGGTTGTTAGCCGGTAGTCTGGTGACCGCTCACCGCCGGGACGATGAAAGTGTTGCCCAGCAGGGCGACTTTTCTCAGGCTAGGACGTGACGAGGTAGGTCATTGGCcattgttttctctctctctctgtctctctctctctgccggcTCCCTGCAACAGCGTGGAACTAATAGCCACGAAAGGCTACCGGATGGCGGATACCGGCGGCGGCAAATCGTGCACATCGTTCTGCTTGCTTCGAAAATTGGTTAATGAGGCCGCACGCCACGTGATCTGTGCGTGCAAAATGTGGCCAATTTCATGCCGCGATTCCAAAATGACCAAGAATGCGGTGGCACCgtagcagcggcaacagcagcagcagcagtgagcacGCTGCgtgaaaagaacaaaagaagaaacaattaACAAGTGTGGCGCACGATGATGGCTGGATCGCGCTGCTGTCCAAGATCCCGCTAGCCCATTTCATGGTCAATCAACGTCGCAAGCAACCGATGGCTATCCCCGCCTGGGGAGTGAGAGCACGATCGCAGATGCTTGGACATCACAGCATcacagcagtaggagcagcagcagcagcagcagcaatgccgaGTGAGCGGACAACTTTCGAGCGGACATTATCGCTGGTTCGTGGGCCTAGGGTGGACACTTTCTACAAAACCGTTACGCGCTTACGCGATCACACTTGGGGCGGTGTTGGagttgggggttttttttttttgctcaggAACAGAATGTCCCGCTGCATGGCGATAGAGCATTCTCGGTCGTGGGGTAGAAGGCAATGCAGCGAGATGCTAATGTGACAGTATGCTAATGCACGGTGCAGCATtctctcgtggtggtggagtgcaTTCGGTTGGGTTCATGGAACCCGCAGGTGTTCATCCTCCATGATCCGTGTCTCTACAATGATGTCGACATTAGAGAACAACTTCTACGCCATGCGCCGGCgtaattccgattccgaaacaGGAAATGGGCACATTAGAGACCAACTTTATGGTCCCTCAGGGAGGTCTTCGGTGACGATGTATTTGAGAACTCTATTTCAGACCTGCTACAGCACGGCATCAACAACGAACgtggccagcaccaccatttcgGGAATCGCGACATTGTGGAACTTTCAATTTTACTTTGTCGAATCAAGAAGGCCGGCACCCCCACCCGAGAGGTGGCCTCACCAGTCACGTTCTTCCTAACCAAtccgttttgtttctctttcctctcGTTCCCGCTCGCCCGCCCACCCGCATCCGAAGGTCGCTCACTGGACAGTAGCCAGTGCCGGGATACGCCGTCGAGGCTCTGCAAGACGCGCTACAACACGACCGCCCCGATGTACGGCGTCAGTCTCACTTCCGGCCAGCCGGTCACGATCGTGCAGAAGTTCCCcgatctgctgcagcaagTCGTCTTCGAGGTGTGCGAGTAAGtaacgcgcgatcgcgatcacgatcggtccttctcttcctccccgtCTATCCCATTTACAGATGCCTTACCGAAGCATGTAGAAACTGTCCTCCCTCGAATCGCCTTGATCGCCACCGATCATGGGccaccgtttgttgtttggccaGAGCGATTATGGTGCCCTTGTTGGAAGAAGGTGGTATTTGGTGTTCCGCGATCCCGCGCCACTTTGAGCCATTATTTATGCAAACAAcgtgaggaggagaaggagggcaCCCGTCTTCCGTGCCAGTGCAGGAGCGTGCAGAACCGCGCACCCTTTTGTTGCTcccattcggtttcggtttttgcgtCCGTTTGACCACTTCCACACCATCGGTCCACACCGGTGCTCGATCGGTGCGGGAAAGTTTTAACTTTTACCTACCACGGTTGAAGGATATTAACATATCGTTCGCGGACTTGCACTCTCCACCCTCCCCACCGATGCCGAATTCCGTGTCTCCACTCCGTTCGTGGCCTTTAAACTTGACCGATTTTCACCGGCCcgcatttgcattccatccgccaaaggcgacgacgacgtccgaGATGGCGACAACGATTGTCGGTCGGTACTGCAACGGACTACCGGTCGCTGCAGCACGGGGCCGCTTTCATT
This sequence is a window from Anopheles darlingi chromosome 3, idAnoDarlMG_H_01, whole genome shotgun sequence. Protein-coding genes within it:
- the LOC125955636 gene encoding uncharacterized protein LOC125955636, which produces WSDGPATTAGRSTGATEKCSSSGNLKYLSGDALTDSPNCIGPNNAPYPASMVARTFSNWGPGGGGSSRRGRMSQLPTLDPKITQRALLQAYGDANEAADLETARTRYSRSLDSSQCRDTPSRLCKTRYNTTAPMYGVSLTSGQPVTIVQKFPDLLQQVVFEVCESSECDVVRGECTQTYVPYLFLVIPLGPVTLTGQDYVLVESGCVCKPKYATDKPREAGGNFIP